One region of Mucilaginibacter gotjawali genomic DNA includes:
- the nadC gene encoding carboxylating nicotinate-nucleotide diphosphorylase, whose translation MDKEIIDQFILNSLSEDVGDGDHTSLATIPAGTKGKAKLLVKDEGILAGVELALEIFHMVDADLKTSVFLNDGVKIKPGDIVLEVEGDAQSILKAERLVLNCMQRMSGIATKTRQIVDILRDTNTKVLDTRKTTPGLRYLEKWAVRIGGGVNHRFGLYDMILIKDNHVDYAGGIKNAIENTHRYLKAHNKDLAIEIEVRNLAELEQVLQTGGINRILLDNFNFDNLKKAVELISGRYITEASGGITIDNIREYAACGVDYISVGALTHSVKSLDLSLKAVD comes from the coding sequence TTGGATAAAGAAATTATTGATCAGTTTATATTAAATTCCCTTAGCGAGGACGTCGGCGACGGCGACCACACCTCCCTGGCAACCATTCCGGCGGGCACAAAAGGCAAAGCAAAATTATTGGTTAAAGATGAAGGTATCCTTGCCGGCGTTGAACTCGCGCTCGAGATATTCCACATGGTGGATGCAGACCTTAAAACTTCTGTTTTTTTAAATGATGGCGTAAAAATAAAACCGGGCGATATTGTGCTGGAAGTTGAAGGCGATGCACAAAGCATATTAAAAGCCGAACGCCTGGTACTTAATTGCATGCAGCGCATGAGCGGCATAGCCACCAAAACACGACAAATAGTTGATATTTTAAGGGATACAAACACCAAAGTATTGGATACCCGTAAAACTACGCCGGGTTTAAGGTATCTTGAAAAGTGGGCGGTACGCATAGGCGGCGGTGTTAACCATCGTTTTGGCTTGTATGATATGATCTTGATAAAGGACAATCATGTTGATTACGCAGGCGGCATTAAAAATGCTATCGAAAATACGCACCGATACCTGAAAGCCCATAACAAAGACCTCGCAATAGAAATTGAGGTTAGAAACCTGGCCGAGTTGGAACAGGTTTTGCAAACAGGCGGTATAAACCGTATATTACTGGATAACTTCAATTTTGATAACTTAAAAAAAGCCGTGGAACTCATTTCGGGCCGGTATATAACTGAAGCCTCAGGCGGGATTACCATTGACAACATCCGCGAATATGCGGCATGCGGGGTTGATTATATTTCAGTCGGCGCCCTTACGCATTCGGTTAAAAGTTTAGATCTGAGTTTGAAAGCTGTTGATTAG
- a CDS encoding DUF4783 domain-containing protein, whose protein sequence is MFCNNHLFFASDNYDEKVLHAFAYFLLIAPALTSADPIDKIANLLRQGNIPELSKLFADNVELSVPGDESIYSRLQTEQILNKFFNQNKPKTIKLLHKVNSNPNYGFCVLLLTTTNGVYRIAVTLKANAGTLAIIEFRIETEKVK, encoded by the coding sequence ATATTTTGCAACAATCATTTATTTTTTGCGTCTGATAATTACGATGAAAAAGTACTACATGCCTTTGCTTATTTTTTACTGATAGCGCCGGCACTAACCTCCGCCGACCCAATCGACAAAATTGCAAATCTTTTGCGGCAGGGAAATATTCCGGAACTATCAAAATTATTTGCGGATAATGTTGAACTATCGGTACCGGGTGATGAAAGTATTTATTCCAGGCTGCAAACCGAACAGATCTTAAATAAATTTTTCAATCAAAATAAGCCCAAAACCATCAAACTGCTTCATAAGGTAAATTCAAATCCCAATTACGGTTTCTGCGTACTGTTACTAACCACCACTAACGGCGTTTACAGGATAGCGGTAACCCTTAAAGCAAACGCGGGCACTCTTGCAATTATTGAATTCCGGATTGAAACAGAGAAGGTGAAGTAG
- the gpmI gene encoding 2,3-bisphosphoglycerate-independent phosphoglycerate mutase, translating into MENKKKIALIILDGWGYGRNDYSNAIFAANTPFIDSLLKKYPNSKLEASGTAVGLPAGQMGNSEVGHMNLGAGRVVYQELGRIHKAVDDNELPDNPVLKEAFEYAKQNNKKVHFIGLVSDGGVHSHIRHIMGLCDAATSFGLDRVFVHAFLDGRDTDPKSGAGFITELEDHMANTPVKLASAIGRYYAMDRDNRWERVKLAYDLMVNGVGEASTNIVQSIKSSYLQDVTDEFIKPIVGVDENGKPLATIEEGDVVLCFNFRTDRGREITIALTQRDIPEFNMHALKLNYLTMTPYDESFKGVKVLFDKDDLTQTLGEILQEAGKNQIRIAETEKYPHVTFFFSGGREKEFKNEKRLLVPSPKVATYDLQPEMSAEGIRDAILPELKSGWPDVIILNFANTDMVGHTGVFSAVVKAAETVDACAREVIETGIANGYSFIIIADHGNADYMINDDGTPNTAHSTNLVPCIVIDKDVTHVKDGKLGDIAPTMLKIIGVPIPEKMTGNVLV; encoded by the coding sequence GTGGAAAATAAGAAAAAAATTGCATTAATAATTCTTGATGGCTGGGGATATGGCCGTAATGATTATTCGAACGCCATATTTGCAGCAAATACTCCGTTTATTGACTCTTTACTTAAAAAATATCCAAACTCAAAACTCGAAGCTTCAGGCACTGCGGTAGGTTTGCCTGCCGGGCAGATGGGCAACTCAGAAGTTGGTCACATGAATTTAGGCGCAGGCCGGGTGGTTTACCAGGAGCTTGGCCGCATACACAAGGCCGTGGATGATAACGAATTACCCGACAACCCGGTATTAAAGGAGGCGTTTGAATATGCCAAACAAAACAACAAAAAAGTTCACTTTATCGGCTTGGTAAGCGATGGTGGCGTTCATTCGCACATCCGGCACATCATGGGCCTTTGTGATGCTGCAACGAGCTTTGGCCTTGACAGGGTTTTTGTGCACGCTTTTTTGGACGGGCGCGATACCGACCCGAAATCAGGCGCGGGCTTTATAACAGAACTTGAGGATCATATGGCAAATACCCCTGTTAAATTGGCTTCGGCTATCGGCAGGTATTACGCTATGGACAGGGATAACCGCTGGGAACGGGTTAAACTGGCCTATGACCTGATGGTAAACGGCGTAGGGGAAGCATCAACAAATATTGTTCAATCCATTAAGTCCTCGTATCTGCAGGATGTTACCGATGAATTTATAAAACCCATTGTAGGCGTTGATGAAAACGGTAAGCCGTTGGCGACGATAGAAGAAGGTGATGTAGTGCTCTGTTTTAATTTCAGGACCGACCGCGGGCGCGAAATAACCATCGCGTTAACCCAAAGGGATATTCCTGAGTTTAATATGCATGCCCTTAAACTCAATTATCTGACCATGACGCCTTATGACGAATCATTCAAGGGTGTTAAAGTGCTTTTTGATAAGGATGACCTGACACAAACGTTAGGCGAAATTTTGCAGGAAGCCGGTAAAAACCAGATCAGGATTGCAGAAACTGAAAAATACCCGCATGTGACATTTTTCTTTTCGGGCGGAAGGGAAAAGGAATTTAAAAATGAAAAAAGGTTACTGGTGCCATCGCCTAAGGTGGCCACATATGACTTGCAACCAGAAATGAGCGCCGAGGGTATCCGCGATGCTATTTTACCCGAATTGAAAAGCGGCTGGCCTGACGTGATCATTCTTAATTTTGCCAATACTGATATGGTAGGGCATACCGGGGTTTTTAGTGCTGTTGTAAAAGCCGCAGAAACTGTTGACGCTTGTGCCCGCGAGGTGATAGAAACCGGTATCGCAAACGGCTACTCTTTCATTATTATTGCCGACCATGGCAATGCCGACTATATGATCAACGATGATGGTACGCCAAATACGGCACATTCAACAAATTTGGTGCCCTGCATAGTTATTGATAAGGATGTTACGCATGTAAAAGACGGCAAACTGGGTGATATTGCACCCACTATGCTTAAAATAATCGGCGTTCCGATTCCTGAAAAAATGACGGGTAATGTTTTGGTATAA
- a CDS encoding tetratricopeptide repeat protein — protein sequence MRFSVIISFLLVASFENTSAQNSYVKLGQQALMEGDFKAAVTQLERACLVDSTNANALWMLGYSYYHSENYRKSIAAYTKELQINPVDASAYYYRARAKSYMGKDVQLSAAEKEQYLLGAIFDLTKAIAIDPNDANNKFFQTRGIAYREYGVFKLTAPGRYYDKMRGINSLKASVADLEKVLAENQGRTDIAALIDLSKQKLGEALAARK from the coding sequence ATGAGATTTTCGGTAATCATTTCGTTTCTGCTTGTTGCCTCATTCGAAAACACGTCGGCTCAAAATTCCTATGTAAAATTGGGCCAGCAGGCTTTAATGGAGGGTGATTTTAAGGCGGCAGTTACACAGCTGGAAAGAGCTTGCCTGGTGGATTCAACCAATGCCAACGCCCTTTGGATGCTGGGTTATTCCTATTACCACAGCGAAAATTACCGTAAATCAATTGCTGCTTACACCAAAGAACTGCAGATAAACCCTGTTGACGCCAGCGCCTATTATTACCGAGCAAGGGCTAAAAGTTATATGGGGAAAGATGTTCAGCTTTCAGCAGCCGAAAAAGAACAGTACTTATTGGGCGCTATATTCGATCTGACAAAAGCTATTGCTATCGATCCAAACGATGCTAACAATAAGTTTTTCCAGACGAGGGGAATCGCCTATCGCGAATATGGCGTATTCAAACTAACCGCACCCGGGCGGTATTATGATAAAATGAGGGGGATTAATTCTTTAAAGGCATCTGTTGCCGACCTGGAAAAGGTTTTGGCTGAAAATCAGGGCCGTACAGACATAGCCGCACTTATCGACCTTTCAAAGCAAAAGCTTGGCGAGGCACTTGCTGCCCGCAAATAA
- the lon gene encoding endopeptidase La, with product MSFDPFDFRSALPVINEESEFFPLMSSEDEEEMNNELLPEVLSILPLRNTVLFPGVVIPITVGRDKSIKLIRDANKGNRMIGVVSQQDVGVEDPTFSQLNKVGTIALIIKMLQMPDGNTTVILQGKKRFVLKEEVQSVPYIKASIEPFKEVKHKDDKEFKAMVSSIKDMAMSIIQLSPNIPSEAGIAIRNIESTSFLINFISSNMNADMNAKQRLLEEPNLRTRANLVLEHLTLDLQMLELKNQIQSKVRVDLDKQQRDYFLNQQLKTIQEELGGNSPDLEIESLKLRGAKKKWGKEVNDHFNKEIEKLARTNPAAADYSVQINYLELLLDLPWNEFTKDNFDLKRAQKILDKDHFGLDKVKQRIIEYLAVLKLKHNMKAPILCLVGPPGVGKTSLGKSIARALGRKYVRMALGGIRDEAEIRGHRKTYIGAMPGRIIQSVKKAGAANPVFILDEIDKVGNDFRGDPSSALLEVLDPEQNSTFYDHYVEMDFDLSNVMFIATANSLSSIQPALLDRMEIIEVNGYTIEEKIEIAKQHLIPKQREAHGLKNKDITLKPEIVEKLVVDYTRESGVRSLEKKIGSLIRGVAKSIAMEEPYNAVVSKSDVERILGAPIFDKDLYEGNDVAGVVTGLAWTSVGGDILFIEVSLSPGKGKLALTGSLGDVMKESVSIALAYLRAHAAEFNIDVRLFDQWDIHVHVPAGATPKDGPSAGVTMLTALVSAFTQRKIKPHLAMTGEITLRGRVLPVGGIKEKILAAKRANIKEIILCASNKKDILEIKGDYIKDLQFHYVTDMREVIDLALLDEKVKNSIDLTIKEEKTTVLN from the coding sequence ATGAGTTTCGATCCATTTGATTTTAGAAGTGCTTTACCGGTAATAAACGAAGAGTCTGAATTTTTTCCTTTAATGTCGTCAGAAGACGAGGAAGAAATGAACAACGAACTCTTACCCGAAGTTTTGTCCATTTTGCCTTTGCGTAATACGGTATTATTTCCCGGAGTGGTAATCCCTATTACAGTCGGCCGCGATAAATCTATCAAACTTATCCGCGATGCCAATAAGGGCAACCGGATGATCGGCGTAGTGTCGCAACAGGATGTAGGTGTCGAAGATCCAACATTTTCCCAGTTAAATAAGGTAGGTACAATTGCCCTGATCATCAAAATGCTGCAAATGCCTGACGGTAATACAACGGTAATATTGCAGGGCAAAAAGCGATTCGTTCTGAAAGAAGAAGTTCAAAGTGTGCCTTACATAAAAGCTTCTATCGAGCCCTTTAAAGAGGTAAAACACAAAGACGATAAAGAGTTTAAAGCCATGGTATCCTCCATAAAGGATATGGCCATGAGTATTATACAGCTTTCGCCAAATATTCCGAGTGAGGCTGGTATTGCTATCCGCAACATTGAAAGTACTTCATTTTTGATCAATTTTATTTCGTCAAACATGAATGCCGACATGAACGCCAAACAGCGTTTGCTGGAAGAGCCAAACTTGCGTACCCGTGCCAACCTGGTGCTGGAACACCTTACGCTAGACCTGCAAATGCTGGAGTTGAAAAACCAGATCCAAAGTAAAGTAAGGGTTGACCTGGATAAACAGCAGCGTGATTATTTTTTGAACCAGCAACTGAAAACGATCCAGGAAGAATTGGGCGGCAATTCGCCCGACCTGGAGATTGAAAGCTTGAAATTGCGCGGCGCCAAAAAGAAATGGGGAAAGGAAGTTAATGACCATTTTAACAAGGAAATAGAAAAACTGGCGCGTACCAACCCTGCAGCAGCCGATTATTCGGTACAAATAAATTACCTTGAGTTGCTGCTTGATTTGCCCTGGAATGAATTTACCAAAGATAATTTCGACCTGAAACGTGCCCAAAAGATATTAGATAAAGACCATTTCGGGCTGGATAAAGTTAAACAGCGTATCATTGAATACCTGGCAGTGCTTAAGCTAAAACACAATATGAAGGCGCCTATCCTTTGCCTGGTGGGCCCTCCGGGGGTGGGCAAAACCTCTTTGGGCAAATCAATAGCAAGGGCGCTTGGGCGTAAATATGTGAGGATGGCGCTGGGCGGCATCCGGGATGAAGCAGAGATCAGGGGCCACCGTAAAACTTATATAGGCGCCATGCCAGGGCGTATTATACAATCTGTTAAAAAGGCAGGTGCCGCTAACCCGGTTTTTATTTTGGATGAAATTGATAAAGTGGGTAATGATTTCAGGGGTGATCCGTCTTCTGCTTTATTGGAAGTACTGGACCCTGAACAAAACAGTACCTTTTATGACCATTATGTGGAGATGGATTTCGATCTGTCGAACGTAATGTTCATCGCGACAGCAAATTCATTGAGCAGCATCCAGCCTGCCTTGCTTGACCGTATGGAGATCATCGAGGTAAATGGTTATACCATTGAAGAGAAGATTGAAATAGCAAAACAACACCTGATACCAAAACAGCGCGAGGCTCATGGCCTGAAGAATAAAGATATTACCTTAAAACCCGAAATAGTTGAAAAGCTGGTGGTTGATTATACCCGCGAGTCGGGCGTTCGGTCATTGGAGAAAAAGATAGGCTCGCTCATTCGGGGTGTAGCCAAGAGCATCGCTATGGAAGAGCCCTATAACGCGGTTGTTAGCAAAAGCGATGTTGAAAGGATATTAGGAGCCCCGATATTTGATAAGGACCTGTACGAAGGCAACGATGTAGCCGGAGTAGTTACCGGCCTGGCGTGGACATCAGTTGGCGGAGACATCCTGTTTATTGAAGTGAGTTTAAGCCCCGGAAAAGGAAAACTTGCCCTTACCGGCAGCCTTGGCGATGTAATGAAAGAATCGGTAAGTATTGCGCTTGCTTATTTAAGGGCCCATGCTGCTGAATTTAATATCGATGTAAGGTTGTTTGACCAATGGGATATCCACGTTCACGTTCCGGCTGGCGCAACCCCTAAGGATGGCCCATCAGCCGGTGTAACAATGTTAACGGCTTTGGTATCGGCATTTACACAGCGAAAAATAAAACCTCACCTGGCCATGACAGGAGAAATTACGCTGCGCGGCCGTGTATTACCTGTTGGCGGCATCAAAGAAAAAATACTTGCCGCCAAACGGGCGAACATCAAAGAGATTATTTTATGTGCATCAAATAAAAAGGACATCCTCGAAATCAAGGGTGATTATATCAAAGATCTTCAGTTTCATTATGTAACTGATATGCGCGAAGTAATTGACCTTGCACTTTTAGATGAAAAGGTTAAAAATTCTATCGATTTGACCATAAAAGAAGAAAAGACCACCGTTTTAAATTAA
- a CDS encoding lipid A deacylase LpxR family protein, with the protein MKFKLFTCFCFFLCSTGVFAQTHSTEIGAETDNDSYLLQGSDKYYTDGIFIYYRHALNVSESSKLQNKVLGFEFGQKIFNPQSGSIANAEGVDQPGLIDRPFAAYMYVGASLNLLYKDESSLKLTARVGIIGPGAEGKQIQDFVHDNFGFYHPSGWEYQINNEAQLNLSAEYDKLLARGSWIDVTLSSYINLGNGFTGAGVGPLVRLGSFNQLFNSVSTQSTAIRKEVANPLNRHEIFFYYKPLANYVAYDATIQGGLFDNHSGLEITKNKEPFIFSQQFGVAFSTSRFVFDIAAIFHTLDDKEMVQTHQWAAITGLYRFR; encoded by the coding sequence ATGAAATTTAAACTGTTTACTTGTTTTTGCTTTTTTCTTTGTTCAACAGGCGTTTTCGCTCAAACCCACAGTACTGAGATCGGCGCTGAAACTGATAATGATTCCTATCTGCTTCAGGGTTCTGACAAGTATTATACCGATGGGATTTTTATTTACTACCGTCATGCCCTTAATGTGAGTGAAAGCTCAAAGCTGCAGAACAAGGTTTTGGGTTTTGAATTCGGGCAAAAAATATTTAACCCGCAAAGCGGCAGTATCGCAAATGCCGAAGGCGTTGACCAACCGGGCCTTATCGACAGGCCTTTTGCTGCTTATATGTATGTAGGTGCATCATTAAACCTGTTGTATAAAGATGAAAGCAGTTTAAAGCTTACCGCAAGGGTTGGTATTATTGGCCCCGGTGCGGAGGGCAAACAGATACAGGATTTTGTGCATGATAATTTTGGTTTTTACCACCCCAGCGGCTGGGAATACCAGATCAATAATGAGGCTCAGCTAAACCTTTCAGCCGAGTATGATAAACTGCTTGCAAGAGGTTCATGGATTGACGTCACTTTATCAAGCTATATTAACCTTGGCAATGGGTTTACCGGGGCAGGTGTGGGTCCCCTGGTTAGGTTAGGGTCATTTAACCAGTTATTTAATTCAGTAAGTACGCAGAGTACAGCCATCAGGAAAGAAGTGGCCAATCCACTCAACCGACACGAAATATTCTTCTATTACAAACCGTTAGCCAATTACGTGGCCTATGATGCTACCATACAGGGCGGCTTGTTTGATAACCACAGCGGGCTTGAGATCACTAAAAATAAAGAACCTTTTATATTCAGCCAGCAGTTTGGCGTCGCTTTCAGCACCAGTCGTTTTGTTTTTGATATTGCAGCTATCTTTCATACCCTGGATGATAAGGAAATGGTGCAAACACATCAATGGGCGGCTATTACGGGCTTGTACAGGTTTAGGTAA
- the arfB gene encoding alternative ribosome rescue aminoacyl-tRNA hydrolase ArfB, whose translation MNFTKADLQKEITYKTSRSGGKGGQNVNKVSSKVELLFSVDNSLLFSDEEKQLINLKLQSRFNKDGLIQVICDEERSQYLNKEKAVERLVLLLTRALHQPKIRKATKVSKAAKMARLDKKRLNAVKKENRRKRLEDGD comes from the coding sequence ATGAATTTTACAAAAGCCGACTTGCAAAAGGAAATCACCTACAAAACATCAAGAAGCGGCGGTAAAGGCGGACAAAACGTAAACAAGGTATCCAGTAAAGTAGAGCTACTTTTTTCGGTGGATAACTCGTTGCTCTTTAGTGATGAGGAAAAACAGTTGATCAACCTGAAATTACAATCCCGCTTTAATAAAGACGGATTGATACAGGTAATATGCGACGAAGAACGCAGCCAGTACCTGAACAAAGAAAAGGCAGTTGAAAGGCTGGTACTATTGCTTACCCGCGCCCTGCATCAACCCAAAATACGCAAGGCAACAAAAGTTAGCAAAGCTGCCAAAATGGCCCGGCTGGATAAAAAACGATTAAACGCTGTGAAGAAGGAGAATCGAAGGAAGAGATTAGAGGATGGAGACTAG
- the cmk gene encoding (d)CMP kinase — protein MSDHIIVAIDGYSSCGKSTLAKALAKKLHFVYVDSGAMYRAVALYFLRNNIDLQDSRQVADALKKIHLNFHSRDYETHITLNDEEVSGEIRLMPVSESVSAVSALHEVRTEMVKQQQRMGRSKNIVMDGRDIGTAVFPDATVKIFMTADPKVRAERRFKELAPKNPDITLEEVFENLAHRDYQDTTRKESPLRRAADAIILDNTDLTPAEQLMFALSKVEPYLT, from the coding sequence ATGAGTGACCATATTATCGTTGCCATTGACGGCTATTCTTCCTGCGGAAAAAGTACTTTGGCAAAGGCATTGGCCAAAAAATTGCATTTTGTTTATGTGGACAGCGGTGCCATGTACCGTGCTGTGGCCCTTTATTTTTTAAGGAACAATATAGATTTGCAGGATAGCCGGCAAGTAGCTGATGCGCTTAAAAAGATCCATCTAAACTTTCACTCGCGCGATTATGAAACACATATCACTTTAAACGATGAAGAAGTATCGGGCGAAATAAGGCTGATGCCAGTCTCCGAAAGTGTGAGTGCTGTATCTGCCCTGCATGAGGTACGTACGGAGATGGTAAAGCAACAACAGCGCATGGGCCGCTCAAAAAATATAGTGATGGACGGGCGCGACATAGGCACAGCTGTTTTTCCGGACGCTACGGTTAAGATTTTTATGACCGCCGACCCGAAAGTCCGGGCCGAAAGGCGTTTTAAAGAACTGGCGCCCAAAAACCCGGATATTACCCTTGAAGAAGTTTTTGAAAACCTGGCACATCGCGATTACCAGGACACCACCCGCAAAGAGAGCCCGCTGAGACGCGCTGCAGATGCCATTATTTTAGATAATACTGACCTTACTCCTGCTGAACAGCTGATGTTTGCGCTGAGCAAGGTGGAGCCCTATTTAACGTGA
- a CDS encoding deoxycytidylate deaminase: MTKLSFDHIFMNLATDLAKRSHCVKAQVGAVLTKDTRIISIGYNGPPAHTHNCDEEWPGVGCPRDSKGSCSLALHAEENAILYAVKNGANLEGATLYTTLSPCLPCSRLIYSAGIKKVFFDRSYAAYKGIASDEGVDFLNKFGVTAVRFSV, translated from the coding sequence ATGACTAAATTAAGTTTTGACCATATTTTCATGAACCTGGCAACCGACCTGGCCAAACGCTCACACTGCGTTAAGGCCCAGGTCGGTGCCGTTTTAACCAAGGATACGCGGATTATTTCTATCGGCTATAACGGGCCTCCTGCGCATACCCACAACTGCGACGAGGAGTGGCCGGGTGTGGGCTGTCCGCGTGATTCAAAAGGCAGTTGTTCGCTTGCCCTGCATGCTGAAGAGAATGCGATACTGTACGCTGTAAAAAACGGCGCCAACCTTGAAGGGGCTACACTTTATACTACTTTATCGCCCTGTTTGCCATGTTCAAGGCTGATTTATTCGGCGGGTATAAAAAAAGTTTTCTTCGACAGGTCATACGCCGCCTATAAAGGTATAGCCAGTGACGAAGGGGTTGACTTTTTAAATAAGTTTGGGGTAACGGCCGTAAGGTTTAGTGTTTAA